One region of Diabrotica undecimpunctata isolate CICGRU chromosome 6, icDiaUnde3, whole genome shotgun sequence genomic DNA includes:
- the CycK gene encoding cyclin-K, which translates to MLDITRKMPGWYFDKKELKNTPSSQDGIDYKTEMRYRKEGARLIIDTGTKMDLGYNTMATGVVYYHRFYMFHSFKQFPRYVTACCCLFLAGKVEETPKKCKDIIKTARSLLNDHKFATFGEDPKEEVMTLERILLQTIKFDLQVEHPYQYLLKYAKCLKGDKGKLQKMVQMAWTFVNDSLCTTLCLQWEPEIIAVALMYLAGKLSKFEVIDWIGRNSKHCRWWDMFVEDVTMDLLEDICHQVLDLYSQSDTNPPDSPPLAQKGPQTPSPIPTRTSNGHEKPSSPEQPPPVVKIPPHPEVPQFPYQTFTCGPPPTAVYPAPVATFAAPPTTHPPHLTGPPPGPPPHITAPPPNVFPPFVNHPPPFAPPPGVPAAAPPPFFPTNAPPPTQPPSHRPFYAPPT; encoded by the exons ATGTTAG ACATAACCAGGAAAATGCCAGGTTGGTATTTTGATAAAAAAGAACTGAAAAACACACCTTCATCTCAAGATGGGATCGACTATAAGACTGAAATGCGATATCGTAAAGAGG GAGCCAGGCTGATTATAGATACTGGTACAAAAATGGATTTAGGATACAATACAATGGCAACTGGTGTAGTTTATTACCATAGGTTTTACATGTTTCATTCCTTCAAACAGTTTCCTAGATATGTCACTGCATGTTGTTGTTTATTCCTGGCTGGAAAAGTGGAGGAAACGCCTAAGAAAtgtaaagacattataaaaacTGCCAGAAGTTTACTTAATGATCATAAATTTGCAACATTTGGAGAAGATCCAAAAGAAGAG GTGATGACTTTAGAAAGAATTTTACTTCAAACAATCAAATTCGATTTACAAGTAGAGCATCCTTATCAGTACCTGTTAAAATATGCAAAATGCCTAAAAGGTGACAAAGGTAAATTGCAAAAGATGGTTCAAATGGCTTGGACCTTTGTAAATGATAGTTTATGTACCACATTATGCCTCCAGTGGGAACCTGAGATAATTGCTGTAGCATTAATGTACTTGGCTGGAAAACTTAGTAAATTTGAAGTCATAGACTGGATAGGCAGGAATTCTAAACATTGCAGGTGGTGGGACATGTTTGTAGAAGATGTTACCATGGATTTATTAGAGGACATATGTCATCAG gttttgGATTTATATTCACAATCAGATACAAATCCTCCAGACAGCCCCCCACTCGCTCAAAAAGGGCCACAGACACCATCACCAATACCAACAAGAACTTCAAATGGTCACGAAAAACCTTCTTCGCCTGAACAGCCTCCTCCGGTTGTCAAAATACCGCCTCATCCAGAAGTGCCCCAATTTCCTTACCAAACTTTTACTTGCGGTCCCCCACCTACAGCTGTATATCCTGCTCCAGTTGCAACATTCGCCGCGCCACCAACCACACACCCTCCTCATCTAACAGGTCCTCCACCTGGACCACCTCCTCACATTACAGCTCCTCCACCAAACGTGTTTCCACCATTTGTAAACCATCCTCCACCATTTGCTCCTCCACCTGGAGTGCCTGCTGCAGCTCCACCCCCATTTTTCCCTACAAATGCCCCTCCACCGACTCAACCTCCATCACACAGGCCATTCTATGCACCTCCTACGTAG